The Ichthyobacterium seriolicida sequence ATTTTGCATTCCAGAACCCACCTCATCAGAATCAAATATTTTTTTCGAATCGTTTTCTGTAAGCGTAATTTGCAGTGTTTTATAAAACCAGTTAAGATTGTAGATGTTCAATTCTGGCTTCATCCCAGAAGCGAGTCCAACTGAGTTGGTGGCGCAATGACTGGTAAAAGAATCTGCAAACTTCTTGAATGTAAGACTGTCTTTATCAAAATCTTTTTCTAAGAATTGTCTGGGCTTATCCATATGTTCTTTAAATTCATTCCTTAACTCCTTCTCATCACCTTTGTAATGATTTACATAATTCTTATAGACTTCACGCATTAGTTTCCCTAGTAATGTCCAGTTGGTCACTCTTAACTGACTATTCAAATCTCTATTCGATGGTATGTGAATGAAATGACATTTTCGTTTAAATTCATCACTGACATAATAATCTTTTGTGTCGTCATTATTCTTTAGGCGTACTTTACATTTGAATTCTGGGTACATTTTCATGCACAAAGTGATATAGTCTATTTTGACAGTATTCTCATAATACGAATGTTCGATGGGGGTTTTAAAGTCAACTCTGATTTTGATAGGTTTATTTGTATTATTGAATAGCTCTTTTGCAACCTTAGCTTTGGTAGCCCACCCTTCACCTAAAATTAAATCTAAAGCCTTCAGAACATTTGTTTTTCCTACACTGTTTGCACCAATCAATGCACATAGAGGGTTTGGCTCAATATAGATTTCTTTAATCGATCTAAAATTGACAATACGAATACTCTTTATCATTGCTAATTAACACTTTGTTGAAGCCGATAAATTTAGAAATTAAAACACAAAATATCCTACGTAGATATACCTAAGAACTAATCAATCATTAATTGCTTTATTCGCTCTATTTCTTCCAGAAGTGGTTGCAAGAATAGACTACCCTCGTTGTTCATCATATTACGATATTGTTTCTTCCCACTGTCAACTGTAACGGGTTTTGTTGAGGTATTATTTACACTACTTATGAGGTCTACAGACCTGTTTGTGACCCTTTAGTTGGATGATTGGTCATTCTTTTGGTACCTATAGAGATTTTCTTTTTTGTTTTAATAGATTGTAACTGATTGTTTACAAAGTTCCGAAGTAGATTACCACTATACATGTCATATTTTGCTTTTTGTTCCATATCGGATGGAGCATAGTTTTCGAAGAGTTATCAAAAGATGAAAAGTCAGAGAATAGCAGTGAAATAAGAAAGAGAGTTGTTAGAGCTAGAAATATACAGACAGAGAGGTTTCAACATTGCGATAATGTCAATTACAATGCTCAGATGAACAAAAGACACATAGAAGATTTTTGCAAATTATCAGATATAGAAAAAGATCTTTTAAAAAGAGCTATGGATACTCTAAATCTATCAGCCCGTGCGTACGATAGAATATTAAAAGTGTCTA is a genomic window containing:
- a CDS encoding ATP-dependent nuclease → MIKSIRIVNFRSIKEIYIEPNPLCALIGANSVGKTNVLKALDLILGEGWATKAKVAKELFNNTNKPIKIRVDFKTPIEHSYYENTVKIDYITLCMKMYPEFKCKVRLKNNDDTKDYYVSDEFKRKCHFIHIPSNRDLNSQLRVTNWTLLGKLMREVYKNYVNHYKGDEKELRNEFKEHMDKPRQFLEKDFDKDSLTFKKFADSFTSHCATNSVGLASGMKPELNIYNLNWFYKTLQITLTENDSKKIFDSDEVGSGMQNLILLSIFQTYAELMGGNVIFGIEEPEIYLYPQAQRALYKSFQKITETSQILYTTHNPNFIDALRAYEIEILTKDKENGTINTKKNNNFINRIEAGKQRFKIYSHFNTERNEIFFAKKVVLVEGDSDKIFLHHVIESHWGIDLDRNGISIISCNGKGGVSYFTGLCIAMGITKYFSIWDEDEALDNSKLLENTLESKKGIQLSPNLEEYLNNKLGARLTGKNKINEAYKAADEDINAENATELFGELKAFLEA